The Endozoicomonas montiporae CL-33 genome contains a region encoding:
- a CDS encoding type IV secretion system DNA-binding domain-containing protein, which produces MQSTKLKTLERLSPLPALLISIVVFIGITSPQARHETAALLNATMNVQVLQDTSYNLPVRTSDGQVYMRSGSSVIEDTTIQRSAMVTLASTLASIILFVILWMTVKFFCRSTSHVIQRRKEIEADNNRIVEAADLRKITAERPSVSRMQFAGIPMPEKSDTSHLIVVGSPGSGKSVNIKETLVGIRAAGKKAIVFDINGEFISHFYRQDKDIILNPMDERSASWDIWCECNRSYDYIRMAKALIPDHKMEQDWSTGARTVLAKLAQDLGDTENPNTDILLEQIREIEDSRIVEILSETDSAPILAKWGEEEACMGIRGVLIASIRPMQELSSENFRFSVRRWAFNENDDSWLFISTHSDEIDVLRPLTTVWLEFACSTLISLPPDHLRRFFFVADDLTRLNLIPSLQNFMIQSRKIGACAILGVDSVMRLTEIYGMSTVQAISRSCESWASMRCSDYSTAKWASSKLGKRNTVQKTEITYSGKHQTQTTERQLTMPIVSPEQIHELPDMQGFIRMGDDRHPVAKFNSVARSWPVIAPAFIPRAINEEEVEESILANASEDKPDDSTTSEPPESTASIKATIADSPIPFSNTAA; this is translated from the coding sequence ATGCAATCGACAAAGTTAAAAACGCTTGAACGACTGTCACCCCTGCCGGCCTTACTGATATCGATTGTGGTTTTCATTGGTATCACCAGCCCCCAGGCACGACACGAAACAGCCGCCCTGCTGAACGCAACCATGAACGTTCAGGTTCTGCAGGACACCAGTTACAACCTTCCGGTTCGCACCAGCGATGGTCAGGTCTACATGCGCAGCGGCAGCAGCGTCATAGAAGACACCACCATTCAACGCAGCGCCATGGTCACCCTGGCCTCCACCCTCGCTTCCATCATTCTCTTTGTTATCCTGTGGATGACCGTCAAATTTTTCTGCCGCAGCACCAGCCACGTTATCCAGCGTCGTAAAGAAATCGAGGCAGACAACAATCGCATTGTCGAAGCCGCCGATCTGCGCAAAATCACGGCAGAACGCCCCAGCGTGTCCAGAATGCAGTTTGCCGGCATTCCGATGCCAGAAAAATCAGACACCAGCCACCTGATTGTCGTCGGTTCTCCCGGCTCCGGTAAAAGTGTCAACATCAAGGAAACGCTGGTTGGCATTCGTGCTGCCGGAAAAAAAGCCATTGTCTTCGACATCAACGGCGAGTTCATCAGCCACTTCTACCGTCAGGATAAAGACATCATTCTGAACCCGATGGATGAGCGCAGCGCCTCCTGGGACATCTGGTGCGAATGCAATCGCAGCTACGACTACATTCGTATGGCAAAAGCCCTGATTCCCGACCATAAAATGGAGCAGGACTGGTCAACCGGCGCGCGTACTGTTCTGGCGAAACTGGCACAGGATCTTGGCGATACCGAGAATCCCAACACCGATATCCTGCTGGAGCAAATTCGGGAGATCGAAGACAGCCGGATTGTTGAAATCCTTTCCGAAACCGACTCGGCACCGATTCTGGCCAAATGGGGTGAAGAAGAAGCCTGCATGGGTATTCGCGGCGTTCTGATTGCCTCCATCCGCCCCATGCAGGAATTGTCCAGTGAAAACTTCCGCTTCTCTGTACGTCGCTGGGCATTCAATGAAAACGACGACAGCTGGTTATTTATCAGCACTCACTCCGACGAGATTGATGTTCTGAGACCACTGACCACGGTCTGGCTGGAATTTGCCTGCAGCACCCTGATCAGCCTGCCACCCGACCATCTGCGCCGTTTCTTCTTTGTCGCAGACGACCTGACCCGGCTTAACCTGATCCCGTCACTGCAGAACTTTATGATTCAGTCCCGCAAAATCGGCGCCTGCGCCATTCTGGGTGTTGACTCGGTAATGCGACTGACGGAAATATACGGCATGAGCACAGTGCAGGCGATCAGCCGCTCCTGTGAAAGCTGGGCCTCCATGCGCTGCAGTGATTACAGCACCGCCAAATGGGCATCGAGCAAACTGGGTAAACGCAATACCGTTCAAAAAACTGAAATCACTTACAGCGGCAAACATCAAACTCAAACCACTGAACGTCAATTGACCATGCCTATTGTCTCCCCTGAGCAGATACATGAACTGCCGGATATGCAGGGCTTTATACGCATGGGCGACGACCGCCATCCAGTGGCTAAATTTAACAGCGTTGCACGCAGCTGGCCTGTCATAGCACCTGCATTTATACCCAGAGCTATTAATGAAGAAGAAGTGGAAGAGAGTATTCTCGCCAACGCATCGGAAGATAAGCCTGACGACTCAACAACTTCTGAACCCCCGGAATCAACTGCAAGCATAAAAGCTACCATCGCTGACAGCCCAATACCCTTCAGCAATACCGCAGCCTGA